AATATGCTGCCACATTGGCAGGGGAAGCTAAAGCACTTTTGCTCGCATAGCAGCGATCGGCAAACACAGCATCTTGCGGGGGGTAGAAACATAAGCTCTTTGCCCGAAGACATCGTACTGATTGCGTTCGATCGCATCTAAAATCTGCTGATAGAGCATCATCGCCGCCCAAACTGGCCAACGCGCATCGGGGTTGAGTGCCTTGATACCTTTTTCCGAGATGGCAAAATACTTGCGTGCCCGTTGAATTTGGAAGCGCATCAATTCGCGCCAGCGGTCATCAACTACACCTTTGAAGAGGTCTTCCTCCGTGTAATTAAACAAAGCTAATTCTTCTAAGGGAATGTAGATGCGACCCCGACGGGCATCTTCGCCAACATCGCGGAGAATATTGGTCAGCTGTTTGGCAACTCCCAATGCGATCGCCTCTTCTGTGGGAATGTAAATTCGATCGTCCTTGTTCCAAGGCGCTGTGCGATCGGAGCCATCCACCCCCAGCACCGCTGTGGACATCAACCCAACTGTCCCCGCCACTCGGTAACAGTAGAGGTTCAATTCCTCAAAAGTTTGATACCGACTGCGGTATAAGTCCATTCGTTGCCCTTCGATCATGTCCCGAAATGGCTGAATATCGATCGGGAAATGTTGCACCGTATCGACTAAAGCCACATCTTGATCGTCCACGGGATGACCGGCAAACACGGATTCTAACTGGCGTTCCCAGCTATCCAAAGTTTCTTGCGTTGTCGTACTGGCCTGGGGGCCATCCACCAGTTCATCGGTGCGACGGCACCATGCGTAAATTGCCCAGATGGCGCGACGCTTATCTTCTGGCATCAATAAGGTGCCCAAATAAAATGTCTTGCCGTATTTGGCAGTAATCTGACGACAGAGTTCGTAAGCGTTCTCCAAAGAGGCCAGCGTTCTCATACGAGGGGTATTAGACAGTTGCAGCATTTGTCGCAGGCTGGGAGATTGTCGGGATTTTGGTTGCTTGTGACTCGGTTTGGGGGTGAGCTTCAGCGATCGCCTGCGCTGTCAGCTTACCAGAAAGTGTTGCTCCTTCCATACTCGCTAGGTAACGTTGCATGGTGAAATCACCAGCAAGATAAAAATTTGCTATCGGTGTTTTCTGGGATGGTCGGTGCGCCTGTCGTCCTGGAGTTGCCTTGTAGACTGAGCGCGGGGTTTTTACGACGTGATATTTAAGTAATTTGGCTGGGTTATCTGTGGCG
The sequence above is a segment of the Aerosakkonema funiforme FACHB-1375 genome. Coding sequences within it:
- the crtB gene encoding 15-cis-phytoene synthase CrtB, with the translated sequence MLQLSNTPRMRTLASLENAYELCRQITAKYGKTFYLGTLLMPEDKRRAIWAIYAWCRRTDELVDGPQASTTTQETLDSWERQLESVFAGHPVDDQDVALVDTVQHFPIDIQPFRDMIEGQRMDLYRSRYQTFEELNLYCYRVAGTVGLMSTAVLGVDGSDRTAPWNKDDRIYIPTEEAIALGVAKQLTNILRDVGEDARRGRIYIPLEELALFNYTEEDLFKGVVDDRWRELMRFQIQRARKYFAISEKGIKALNPDARWPVWAAMMLYQQILDAIERNQYDVFGQRAYVSTPRKMLCLPIAAMRAKVL